One window of Dyadobacter sandarakinus genomic DNA carries:
- a CDS encoding DUF481 domain-containing protein — protein sequence MKTPAYLIRHTAFLLFCISGWAQGQQTSGTTSVTRADSVAAKLDSVSKPPPPLFDTIRYRFIGDGNFTSGNVNRSLMVLRAELTFSGPAINIATNPRFTYGKQNGFLAERDSYVDVFVDIFKKSRTYMFGLGALETSNLRRIVLRVMGGAGVGYRLIEGTANNLTLTNAILYESTDFREIATVTTARNSFRVKGKHSILQDKIRINHITFIQPALNDLSNLRWNTIFTFELPLNKWVTLRTSFENSYESVVEATRKRNDSRITFGVSVGNK from the coding sequence ATGAAAACACCCGCGTACCTCATAAGGCATACCGCTTTTTTACTTTTCTGCATTTCCGGCTGGGCACAGGGCCAGCAGACATCCGGCACCACCAGCGTAACCCGGGCCGACTCGGTGGCCGCAAAGCTCGACAGCGTATCCAAACCGCCGCCACCCCTGTTTGATACGATCCGGTACCGGTTTATCGGCGATGGTAACTTCACCAGCGGGAACGTGAACCGCAGCCTGATGGTACTGCGTGCGGAACTCACATTCAGCGGGCCGGCTATCAATATTGCTACCAACCCGCGGTTTACCTACGGTAAGCAAAATGGCTTCCTCGCCGAGCGGGATAGCTATGTGGACGTTTTCGTGGATATTTTTAAAAAAAGCCGCACTTATATGTTCGGGCTCGGGGCGCTGGAAACCAGCAACCTGAGGCGCATTGTACTACGGGTCATGGGCGGCGCAGGCGTGGGATACCGGCTAATCGAGGGTACGGCCAACAACCTTACCCTGACCAATGCAATCCTGTACGAATCAACGGATTTCAGGGAAATAGCGACGGTGACGACCGCACGTAATTCGTTCAGGGTGAAAGGGAAGCACTCCATTTTACAGGATAAGATCAGGATCAATCACATTACTTTCATACAACCTGCATTGAACGATTTATCCAACCTTCGCTGGAATACCATTTTCACATTTGAGCTCCCGCTGAACAAATGGGTGACATTGCGTACCAGCTTTGAGAACTCCTATGAAAGTGTCGTGGAGGCTACCCGGAAGAGAAATGATTCACGGATTACATTCGGGGTTTCAGTCGGGAATAAATAG
- a CDS encoding RpiB/LacA/LacB family sugar-phosphate isomerase, translating to MKIGIAADHGGFELKENLKTFLTSQGYEVQDFGAFELNSQDDYPDFVVPLSKAIAGGEVDRGLAVCGSGVGASVVANKVHGVRAALINDHFSAHQGVEDDDLNLLCLGGRVTGSMAAQELVTAFLKAEFTGAERHMRRLGKVKALEQNQG from the coding sequence ATGAAAATAGGCATTGCAGCAGACCACGGAGGATTTGAGCTCAAAGAAAACCTTAAAACATTCCTCACCTCGCAGGGGTACGAAGTGCAGGATTTCGGTGCATTCGAGCTCAACAGTCAGGATGATTACCCTGATTTCGTGGTTCCGCTTTCGAAGGCAATCGCAGGCGGCGAGGTTGATCGCGGACTGGCGGTTTGCGGCAGCGGGGTGGGCGCATCGGTCGTGGCCAATAAAGTCCACGGGGTGCGTGCCGCACTGATCAATGATCACTTTTCGGCCCATCAGGGTGTTGAGGACGATGACCTCAATTTGTTGTGCCTCGGCGGCCGGGTAACGGGCAGCATGGCCGCCCAGGAACTCGTAACCGCTTTCCTGAAGGCAGAGTTTACCGGGGCTGAAAGGCATATGCGCCGGCTCGGAAAGGTAAAAGCATTGGAACAGAACCAGGGTTGA
- a CDS encoding Gfo/Idh/MocA family protein, whose translation MKDSQDDRRQFIKNSVNTAAGLLMFPALAPERAVHITSAAQAQPAFSKAAASVKFSVIGMNHGHIYGQVEAMLRSGGELVSFYAKEANLNAEFAKKYPQAKQAKSEEEILEDKSIQLILSAGIPDERAPLGIRVMKSGKDYMVDKPGITTLEQLTQVRKVQKETKHIYSIMYSERLENRATIKAGELIRQGVIGKVVQTIGLGPHRMNTATRPEWFFDKKRFGGIICDIGSHQFDQFLFFTGSTKAEVVASQVGNVNHPQYPKFEDFGDVMLSGNGGAGYIRVDWFTPDGLKTWGDGRLTVLGTEGYIEIRKNIDIAGREGGNHLFVVNNKDTQYIDCSAVTLPYGRQLLEDVVNRTETAMSQEQCFLATELALKAQKNAKMLNMVS comes from the coding sequence ATGAAAGATTCACAGGATGACCGCCGCCAGTTTATCAAGAACTCCGTCAATACCGCAGCAGGGCTGCTCATGTTTCCTGCGCTGGCACCCGAGCGTGCCGTCCATATAACATCTGCCGCACAGGCACAACCTGCTTTTTCAAAGGCGGCCGCTTCAGTAAAGTTTTCGGTTATTGGAATGAACCACGGGCATATTTACGGGCAGGTCGAAGCGATGCTCCGGAGCGGGGGCGAGCTGGTGTCTTTTTACGCCAAGGAAGCCAACCTGAATGCAGAGTTTGCAAAAAAGTATCCCCAGGCCAAACAGGCAAAAAGCGAGGAAGAAATCCTTGAAGATAAATCCATCCAGCTGATCCTGAGCGCGGGTATTCCCGACGAGCGGGCGCCGCTGGGCATCCGCGTGATGAAAAGCGGCAAGGATTACATGGTGGACAAGCCCGGCATTACTACACTCGAACAACTGACGCAGGTACGCAAGGTGCAAAAGGAAACCAAGCATATTTATTCCATCATGTACAGCGAACGCCTCGAAAACCGCGCTACGATCAAGGCCGGCGAACTGATCCGGCAGGGCGTGATCGGGAAAGTGGTACAGACGATCGGTCTGGGTCCTCACCGAATGAACACAGCAACTCGTCCCGAGTGGTTCTTCGACAAAAAACGTTTTGGCGGGATTATCTGTGACATCGGGTCGCACCAATTCGACCAGTTCCTGTTTTTTACGGGAAGTACCAAAGCGGAAGTGGTAGCGTCGCAGGTAGGCAATGTAAATCACCCGCAATATCCCAAATTCGAAGATTTCGGGGATGTAATGCTCAGCGGCAATGGAGGCGCCGGCTACATCCGGGTCGACTGGTTCACGCCGGATGGCTTGAAAACGTGGGGAGACGGCCGGCTTACCGTACTCGGCACCGAAGGATATATTGAGATCCGAAAGAATATCGACATTGCCGGGCGCGAAGGCGGAAACCATCTTTTTGTGGTCAATAATAAGGATACGCAGTACATCGACTGCAGCGCAGTGACTTTGCCTTACGGCCGGCAGCTTTTGGAAGACGTAGTCAACCGCACCGAAACGGCCATGTCGCAGGAGCAATGCTTTCTGGCCACCGAACTTGCCCTCAAAGCGCAGAAAAATGCGAAAATGCTGAATATGGTAAGTTAG